A genomic segment from Nicotiana tabacum cultivar K326 chromosome 9, ASM71507v2, whole genome shotgun sequence encodes:
- the LOC142164087 gene encoding uncharacterized protein LOC142164087 has product MKKAHASQGGELIGTKEVMPPLLSAHNFYVSHIEIVYALEKLGTKMKCPLRIRSDPNTRKPDVLYEFLQERGHKIEDCIALRKEVVNMLWQGHLKELLSDKGRTNFSKGREHQCPPKPPSLAHTINVIIDSGDDTSINNMKFTTTHKLKRSITRERYDKFEKSIIFDESDANGLTSPHNDALVITLRILDTDFKCIMVDDVSGTCIIHPLVLTQIKLEDKIVSRCITLTGFNNAVEPTSREIAFPVLAGGVTLETTFHIMDQANAYNAIVG; this is encoded by the coding sequence ATGAAGAAGGCACATGCCAGCCAAGGAGGGGAACTCATCGGAACAAAAGAGGTTATGCCCCCATtattatctgctcacaatttttatGTGTCACATATAGAAATAGTCTACGCTCTCGAGAAACTCGGAACAAAGATGAAGTGCCCGTTGAGGATAAGATCAGACCCAAACACCAGAAAACCCGATGTCCTCTATGAGTTCCTCCAGGAACGTGGGcacaaaatagaagattgcatcgccctcagaaaagaagtcgtaaACATGTTATGGCAAGGGCACCTCAAAGAGCTGTTAAGCGATAAGGGGAGAACCAACTTCTCCAAAGGACGTGAACATCAATGCCCGCCAAAGCCGCCATCACTAGCTCATACTATCAACGTGATCATCGACAGCGGTGACGATACCTCAATCAACAACATGAAGTTCACCACCACTCACAAGCTCAAACGGTCTATCACCCGTGAACGGTACGACAAATTCGAaaaaagtatcatcttcgatgagTCGGATGCCAACGGTTTGACTTCTCCTCATAATGATGCCCTCGTTATTACTTTACGCATTTTAGATACCGATTTCAAATGCATCATGGTGGATGATGTAAGTGGCACATGCATTATCCATCCCCTAGTCCTTACCCAAATAAAACTTgaggataagatagtgtcgcGCTGCATCACGCTAactggttttaataatgcagttgagCCGACATCCAGGGAGATTGCATTCCCCGTCTTGGCAGGCGGCGTCACTCTGGAGActacattccacatcatggaccaggccAATGCATACAACGCCATCGTAGGATGA